A window of Nitrospirota bacterium contains these coding sequences:
- the ubiE gene encoding bifunctional demethylmenaquinone methyltransferase/2-methoxy-6-polyprenyl-1,4-benzoquinol methylase UbiE, translating to MSLQQRDLFIKHIFSSVAPYVDLLSSGFSLGFDHFWRMRAVSLSGIKEGERVLDVCAGTGELAVLLAQKVGPTGSVTGADFCEEMLSRARRKSRGRRNLSYILSDAKQLPFADNTFDAVTVAFGMRNIPDTIYALEELKRVLKPGGKFVCLELTRPQTAWFRALYEWYVFRVMPFIAGIVLKTAAPYLYLPRSISAFYPPDEFRSVIAACGYGNVTIDSMTMGIATIYRAVKHG from the coding sequence ATGTCCTTACAACAGAGAGACCTCTTCATAAAGCATATCTTCTCATCAGTTGCCCCCTACGTTGACCTGTTAAGCAGCGGCTTCAGCCTCGGCTTTGACCATTTCTGGCGCATGAGAGCCGTGTCGCTCTCGGGCATTAAGGAGGGGGAGCGTGTTCTGGATGTCTGCGCGGGCACCGGCGAACTGGCGGTCCTGCTGGCTCAGAAGGTCGGGCCCACGGGATCCGTGACCGGCGCCGACTTCTGCGAAGAGATGCTAAGCAGGGCGCGGCGCAAGTCGCGCGGCAGACGGAACCTCTCTTACATTCTGTCTGACGCAAAACAGCTTCCCTTCGCCGACAACACCTTCGACGCCGTAACGGTGGCATTCGGCATGCGCAATATCCCCGACACGATCTATGCTCTCGAGGAATTAAAACGCGTGCTCAAGCCGGGCGGGAAGTTCGTCTGCCTCGAGCTCACTCGGCCGCAGACCGCGTGGTTTCGCGCATTGTACGAGTGGTACGTCTTCCGGGTGATGCCTTTCATAGCAGGGATCGTCCTTAAAACAGCGGCCCCATACCTGTATCTGCCACGGTCCATCAGCGCGTTCTACCCTCCCGACGAGTTCAGGAGCGTCATCGCCGCCTGCGGCTACGGCAATGTGACAATCGACTCGATGACCATGGGAATCGCGACGATCTACCGGGCGGTAAAACATGGATAG